From a region of the Nocardioides ginsengisegetis genome:
- a CDS encoding ABC transporter ATP-binding protein produces the protein MSTNPLSDPPAGVHSLWRLRGYLRPHAVALSIMAAASVAGVGLTIAIPLVTKALIDGPITDREIGPVLPLGLLALALGIVEALLIWIRRWVQSSAVLGLETAMRHDLYARLQELPMEFHSRWQSGQLLSRATTDLSAIRRFSGFGLLFLVINILQVTVVTGVLLNMYWPLGLVVAATSAPIVWLSMRFEKAYVVISRRVQDEQGDLATRAEEGAVGIRVIKSFGRSDHVSQQYESAARTLHGTSMDKVRLAAKFWTFLEVIPNFAVVVVLLLGAIGVGKGYLTPGELVAFITLMLSLVWPVSSLGVILAMAQEAMTAAARILEIFDTEPTIVSGTAVVVRPRGHLRFEHVDFAFPDAPDELVLRDVNLDLAPGETVALVGATGSGKTVLTALVPRLYDVTGGRVTIDGIDVRDLQLPHLRQLVATAFEEPTLFSMSARENLTLGRADATEEEIESALAVSQAGFVHDLPWGLDTRIGEQGMALSGGQRQRLALARAVLAQPQVLVLDDTLSALDVHTERLVEEALGRVLADTTGLIVAHRASTVLLADRVALLQDGTITHVGDHRELLDTVPAYRELLSAESEAVSA, from the coding sequence ATGTCAACCAATCCTCTCTCGGACCCGCCCGCCGGCGTGCACTCGCTCTGGCGGCTCCGGGGCTACCTGCGTCCCCATGCCGTCGCGCTCTCGATCATGGCCGCGGCCTCGGTCGCGGGGGTCGGGCTCACCATCGCCATCCCGCTGGTGACCAAGGCACTCATCGACGGTCCCATCACCGACCGCGAGATCGGGCCGGTGCTGCCGCTGGGCCTGCTCGCGCTGGCGCTCGGCATCGTCGAGGCGCTGCTGATCTGGATCCGGCGCTGGGTCCAGTCCAGCGCGGTGCTGGGGCTCGAGACCGCGATGCGGCACGACCTCTACGCGCGGCTCCAGGAGCTGCCGATGGAGTTCCACTCCCGGTGGCAGTCCGGGCAGCTGCTCTCGCGCGCGACCACCGACCTGTCGGCGATCCGGCGGTTCAGCGGCTTCGGGCTGCTGTTCCTGGTGATCAACATCCTCCAGGTCACGGTGGTGACCGGGGTGCTGCTCAACATGTACTGGCCGCTCGGGCTGGTGGTGGCCGCGACGTCCGCGCCGATCGTGTGGCTGAGCATGCGCTTCGAGAAGGCCTACGTCGTCATCTCGCGCCGCGTGCAGGACGAGCAGGGCGACCTCGCCACCCGCGCCGAGGAGGGCGCGGTCGGCATCCGCGTCATCAAGTCCTTCGGCCGCAGCGACCACGTCTCCCAGCAGTACGAGTCGGCCGCCCGCACGCTGCACGGCACGAGCATGGACAAGGTCCGGCTGGCTGCGAAGTTCTGGACCTTCCTCGAGGTGATCCCCAACTTCGCCGTCGTGGTGGTGCTGCTGCTCGGCGCGATCGGGGTCGGCAAGGGCTACCTCACGCCGGGTGAGCTGGTCGCCTTCATCACCCTGATGCTCAGCCTGGTCTGGCCGGTCTCCTCCCTCGGCGTCATCCTCGCGATGGCCCAGGAGGCGATGACCGCCGCCGCACGCATCCTCGAGATCTTCGACACCGAGCCGACGATCGTGTCCGGCACCGCCGTGGTGGTCCGGCCGCGGGGACACCTGCGGTTCGAACACGTCGACTTCGCCTTCCCCGACGCGCCCGACGAGCTGGTGCTGCGCGACGTCAACCTCGACCTGGCTCCCGGCGAGACCGTCGCGCTGGTGGGGGCGACCGGCTCCGGCAAGACCGTCCTGACGGCGTTGGTGCCGCGGCTGTACGACGTCACCGGCGGCCGGGTCACGATCGACGGGATCGACGTGCGCGACCTCCAGCTGCCGCACCTGCGCCAGCTGGTCGCGACCGCGTTCGAGGAGCCCACGCTGTTCTCGATGAGCGCCCGGGAGAACCTCACCCTCGGCCGTGCCGACGCCACCGAGGAGGAGATCGAGTCCGCCCTGGCCGTCAGCCAGGCCGGCTTCGTCCACGACCTGCCGTGGGGCCTGGACACCCGCATCGGCGAGCAGGGCATGGCCCTGTCCGGCGGCCAGCGCCAGCGGCTCGCCCTGGCCCGCGCCGTGCTCGCCCAGCCCCAGGTGCTCGTCCTCGACGACACCCTGTCGGCGCTCGACGTGCACACCGAGCGGCTCGTCGAGGAGGCTCTCGGCCGCGTCCTGGCCGACACGACCGGCCTGATCGTCGCCCACCGGGCGTCGACGGTGCTGCTCGCCGACCGCGTCGCGCTGCTCCAGGACGGCACGATCACCCACGTCGGGGACCACCGCGAGCTGCTGGACACCGTGCCGGCCTACCGCGAGCTGCTCTCCGCCGAGTCCGAGGCGGTGTCGGCATGA
- a CDS encoding NAD-glutamate dehydrogenase — protein sequence MARKGAGGPPHDAVGALIKAYYRHVAPEDLVDRADVDIYGALASHYKLAANRPQGTASVRAFTPSLAEHGWSAGGHSVVEVVTDDMPFLVDSLTMELSRQLRDVHVVIHPHFDVVRDITGTLQSVHPVADGSLEPEGGAVRESWMHVEIHRIREGDRADDPAEIEEAVQRVLRDVRESVEDWDKMHAQVLAIVDELETSPPPLDADEIRQGRELLTWLAENHFTFLGYREYKLERDGDDELLRAVPGTGFGILRSDQDMSASFGKLPAMVKAKAREKTLLVLAKANSRATVHRPAYLDYVGVKKFENGEVVGERRFLGLFSSAAYTESLMRIPLLREKATAVLKRSGYDPRSHAGKALMDTLETYPRDELFHTPVDELAPMAEAAMHARERRQVRMFIRRDTYGRYVSVLVYLPRDRYNTSVRERFSEILKERLSGESVEFNVSVNESTTARVHFVVHPPKGVLLPEVDTADLERRLTDASRSWRDDFMTAVIAEYGEEVGARLGRRYLDSFPEAYKEDYAPRTGSVDLGRLEAIRAEDADGGGIDLSLYEQVDAGRGEARLKVFRRGPALSLSQILPMLSSMGVEVVDERPYELDGLDQPTYIYEFGLRYGHAMPAHARELFQDALRAVWDGYNEIDGFNALVLGAGLTWRQATVLRAYAKYMKQGNSPFALDYIEDALRNNVDITRMLVQLFEARFTPGVNGLAADAEARVAKVAEIEERIGRALDDVASLDHDRILRSYLTHIKATLRTNFFQPPADGVGVRPYMSFKLEPSAIPDLPEPRPRYEIFVYSPRVEGVHLRFGAVARGGLRWSDRRDDFRTEVLGLVKAQMVKNTVIVPVGAKGGFFCKQLPDPSDRDAWLAEGIACYQTFISGLLDITDNLVDGVTVPPRSVVRHDGDDSYLVVAADKGTATFSDIANGVSNDYGFWLGDAFASGGSVGYDHKAMGITARGAWVSVQRHFRERGIDCQTEDFTAVGIGDMSGDVFGNGLLCSEHTRLVAAFDHRDIFLDPTPDAAASYAERRRLFDLPRSSWQDYDKALISEGGGVFPRSLKSIPIAASVRKALGLDDGVTAMTPAELMKAILQAPVDLLWNGGIGTYVKAADETHGDAGDKANDAIRINGRDLRAKCVGEGGNLGFTQLGRIEYAQRGGRMNTDFIDNSAGVDTSDHEVNIKILLDRVVKDGDLTEKQRNKLLAQMTDEVGHLVLRDNYEQNLALANADAHAPSLLHVHEDWMKRLEGDGVLNRDLEGLPSSRQVKRRLERGDGLTLPELSVLLAWTKIVLAEELLASDLPDDPYLDIDLRNYFPQAMREGFESQIADHPLRREIIVTQVVNDLVNGAGMTYWPRLAGETGSTAAELTRANFVAREIFASLPLRDELKSYDNVLSAGVQTHMRVEMRTLVERASRWLVSNRRPPLDSQGLVDFFAADVQRVMAELPDLMTGRELTAFHERRDDLVAKAVPEELATRVAVLPPAYTLMGIIDIARREGFDPIEVTRLHFALGERLGLPALVNRILALPREDRWQTMARAALRDDLHGVHTQLTAQVLSATSPDDSATARIAAWEDADTVVVTRAASTLEEICKDDSADLARMSVGLRVVRGLLATG from the coding sequence ATGGCTCGCAAGGGCGCGGGAGGCCCTCCGCACGATGCGGTCGGGGCCCTGATCAAGGCCTACTACCGGCACGTGGCGCCCGAGGACCTCGTGGACCGCGCCGACGTCGACATCTACGGCGCCCTGGCCTCGCACTACAAGCTCGCGGCCAACCGGCCGCAGGGCACGGCCTCGGTCCGCGCGTTCACGCCGAGCCTGGCCGAGCACGGCTGGTCCGCGGGCGGGCACTCCGTCGTGGAGGTCGTCACCGACGACATGCCCTTCCTCGTGGACTCCCTGACCATGGAGCTCTCGCGCCAGCTGCGTGACGTGCACGTGGTCATCCACCCGCACTTCGACGTCGTCCGCGACATCACCGGCACCCTGCAGAGCGTCCACCCCGTCGCCGACGGCTCGCTGGAGCCCGAGGGGGGCGCGGTCCGCGAGTCGTGGATGCACGTCGAGATCCACCGGATCCGCGAGGGCGACCGCGCCGACGACCCGGCCGAGATCGAGGAGGCCGTGCAGCGGGTGCTGCGCGACGTCCGCGAGTCGGTCGAGGACTGGGACAAGATGCACGCCCAGGTCCTCGCGATCGTCGACGAGCTCGAGACGTCCCCGCCGCCGCTCGACGCCGACGAGATCCGCCAGGGCCGCGAGCTGCTGACCTGGCTGGCCGAGAACCACTTCACCTTCCTCGGCTACCGCGAGTACAAGCTCGAGCGCGACGGCGACGACGAGCTGCTCCGGGCCGTGCCCGGCACCGGCTTCGGCATCCTGCGCTCCGACCAGGACATGTCGGCCTCCTTCGGCAAGCTGCCCGCGATGGTCAAGGCCAAGGCCCGCGAGAAGACCCTGCTCGTGCTCGCCAAGGCCAACTCGCGGGCGACAGTCCACCGGCCGGCGTACCTCGACTACGTCGGGGTCAAGAAGTTCGAGAACGGCGAGGTCGTCGGCGAGCGCCGCTTCCTCGGGCTCTTCTCCAGCGCCGCCTACACCGAGTCGCTGATGCGCATCCCGCTGCTGCGCGAGAAGGCCACGGCCGTGCTCAAGCGCAGCGGCTACGACCCGCGCAGCCACGCCGGCAAGGCCCTCATGGACACCCTCGAGACCTACCCGCGCGACGAGCTGTTCCACACGCCCGTCGACGAGCTGGCGCCGATGGCCGAGGCCGCCATGCACGCCCGCGAGCGCCGCCAGGTCCGGATGTTCATCCGCCGCGACACCTACGGCCGCTACGTCTCGGTCCTCGTCTACCTCCCGCGGGACCGCTACAACACCAGCGTCCGCGAGCGCTTCTCCGAGATCCTCAAGGAGCGGTTGTCCGGCGAGTCGGTCGAGTTCAACGTCAGCGTCAACGAGTCGACGACCGCGCGCGTCCACTTCGTCGTGCACCCGCCCAAGGGCGTGCTGCTGCCCGAGGTCGACACCGCCGACCTCGAGCGCAGGCTGACCGATGCGTCCCGCTCGTGGCGCGACGACTTCATGACCGCCGTCATCGCCGAGTACGGCGAGGAGGTCGGCGCCCGGCTGGGGCGTCGCTACCTCGACTCGTTCCCGGAGGCCTACAAGGAGGACTACGCGCCGCGGACCGGCTCGGTCGACCTGGGCCGCCTCGAGGCGATCCGGGCCGAGGACGCCGACGGCGGCGGGATCGACCTGTCCCTCTACGAGCAGGTGGACGCGGGCCGCGGCGAGGCCCGGCTCAAGGTGTTCCGCCGGGGCCCGGCTCTGTCCCTCTCGCAGATCCTGCCGATGCTCTCCTCGATGGGCGTCGAGGTGGTCGACGAGCGTCCCTACGAGCTCGACGGCCTCGACCAGCCGACCTACATCTACGAGTTCGGGCTGCGCTACGGCCACGCGATGCCGGCCCACGCGCGCGAGCTGTTCCAGGACGCGCTGCGCGCCGTGTGGGACGGCTACAACGAGATCGACGGCTTCAACGCGCTCGTCCTCGGGGCCGGGCTGACCTGGCGCCAGGCGACGGTGCTGCGCGCCTACGCGAAGTACATGAAGCAGGGCAACTCGCCCTTCGCCCTCGACTACATCGAGGACGCGCTGCGCAACAACGTCGACATCACGCGGATGCTGGTGCAGCTCTTCGAGGCCCGGTTCACCCCGGGCGTCAACGGGCTGGCCGCCGACGCCGAGGCGCGGGTGGCCAAGGTGGCCGAGATCGAGGAGCGGATCGGCCGCGCCCTCGATGACGTCGCGAGCCTGGACCACGACCGGATCCTGCGGTCCTACCTGACCCACATCAAGGCGACGCTGCGCACCAACTTCTTCCAGCCGCCGGCCGACGGGGTCGGCGTCCGTCCCTACATGTCCTTCAAGCTCGAGCCGTCCGCGATCCCGGACCTGCCCGAGCCGCGCCCGCGCTACGAGATCTTCGTCTACAGCCCGCGCGTCGAGGGCGTGCACCTGCGCTTCGGCGCGGTCGCCCGCGGTGGCCTGCGCTGGTCCGACCGCCGCGACGACTTCCGCACCGAGGTGCTGGGCCTGGTCAAGGCGCAGATGGTCAAGAACACCGTGATCGTGCCGGTCGGCGCCAAGGGCGGGTTCTTCTGCAAGCAGCTGCCCGACCCGAGCGACCGGGACGCGTGGCTCGCCGAGGGCATCGCCTGCTACCAGACCTTCATCTCCGGCCTGCTCGACATCACCGACAACCTCGTCGACGGCGTCACGGTGCCGCCACGGTCCGTCGTACGCCACGACGGGGACGACTCCTACCTCGTCGTCGCCGCCGACAAGGGCACCGCGACGTTCTCCGACATCGCCAACGGCGTCTCGAACGACTACGGCTTCTGGCTGGGCGACGCCTTCGCCTCCGGCGGCTCCGTCGGCTACGACCACAAGGCCATGGGCATCACCGCCCGCGGCGCGTGGGTCTCGGTCCAGCGGCACTTCCGCGAGCGCGGGATCGACTGCCAGACCGAGGACTTCACCGCCGTCGGCATCGGCGACATGTCCGGTGACGTCTTCGGCAACGGGCTGCTGTGCTCGGAGCACACCCGCCTCGTCGCGGCCTTCGACCACCGCGACATCTTCCTGGACCCGACGCCCGACGCCGCGGCGTCGTACGCCGAGCGTCGCCGGCTCTTCGACCTCCCGCGCTCCTCGTGGCAGGACTACGACAAGGCGCTGATCTCCGAGGGCGGCGGCGTCTTCCCGCGGTCGCTGAAGTCGATCCCGATCGCCGCCTCGGTCCGCAAGGCGCTCGGCCTCGACGACGGCGTGACCGCGATGACGCCCGCCGAGCTGATGAAGGCGATCCTGCAGGCGCCGGTCGACCTGCTCTGGAACGGCGGCATCGGCACCTACGTCAAGGCCGCCGACGAGACCCACGGCGACGCCGGCGACAAGGCCAACGACGCCATCCGGATCAACGGCCGCGACCTGCGGGCCAAGTGCGTCGGCGAGGGTGGCAACCTCGGGTTCACCCAGCTGGGCCGGATCGAGTACGCCCAGCGCGGTGGCCGGATGAACACCGACTTCATCGACAACTCCGCCGGGGTGGACACCTCCGACCACGAGGTCAACATCAAGATCCTGCTCGACCGCGTGGTCAAGGACGGCGACCTCACCGAGAAGCAGCGCAACAAGCTGCTCGCCCAGATGACCGACGAGGTCGGCCACCTGGTGCTGCGCGACAACTACGAGCAGAACCTCGCGCTCGCCAACGCCGACGCGCACGCGCCGTCGCTGCTGCACGTGCACGAGGACTGGATGAAGCGGCTCGAGGGCGACGGCGTCCTCAACCGCGACCTCGAGGGGCTGCCCAGCTCGCGGCAGGTCAAGCGGCGCCTCGAGCGCGGTGACGGCCTCACCCTGCCCGAGCTCTCGGTGCTGCTCGCGTGGACCAAGATCGTGCTCGCCGAGGAGCTGCTGGCCTCCGACCTGCCCGACGACCCCTACCTCGACATCGACCTGCGGAACTACTTCCCGCAGGCCATGCGCGAGGGCTTCGAGAGCCAGATCGCCGACCACCCGCTGCGTCGCGAGATCATCGTGACCCAGGTCGTCAACGACCTGGTCAACGGCGCCGGCATGACCTACTGGCCGCGGCTGGCGGGGGAGACCGGCTCGACCGCGGCCGAGCTCACCCGGGCCAACTTCGTGGCGCGCGAGATCTTCGCGTCGCTGCCGCTGCGCGACGAGCTGAAGAGCTACGACAACGTGCTCTCGGCCGGCGTGCAGACCCACATGCGGGTCGAGATGCGCACCCTCGTCGAGCGGGCCTCGCGCTGGCTGGTCTCCAACCGGCGGCCGCCGCTGGACAGCCAGGGCCTCGTGGACTTCTTCGCCGCGGACGTCCAGCGGGTCATGGCCGAGCTGCCCGACCTGATGACCGGCCGCGAGCTGACGGCCTTCCACGAGCGCCGCGACGACCTGGTCGCCAAGGCGGTCCCCGAGGAGCTCGCCACGCGCGTCGCGGTCCTGCCGCCGGCGTACACGCTGATGGGCATCATCGACATCGCCCGGCGCGAGGGCTTCGACCCGATCGAGGTCACCCGCCTGCACTTCGCCCTCGGCGAGCGGCTCGGCCTGCCCGCGCTGGTCAACCGGATCCTGGCGCTCCCGCGCGAGGACCGCTGGCAGACGATGGCACGTGCGGCGCTGCGCGACGACCTGCACGGCGTGCACACGCAGCTGACCGCGCAGGTGCTGTCGGCGACCTCGCCGGACGACTCCGCCACCGCGCGGATCGCTGCGTGGGAGGACGCCGACACAGTCGTCGTCACCCGGGCCGCCTCCACGCTCGAGGAGATCTGCAAGGACGACTCCGCCGACCTGGCCCGGATGTCGGTGGGGCTGCGCGTCGTGCGCGGGTTGCTGGCGACCGGCTGA
- a CDS encoding tryptophan 2,3-dioxygenase family protein — protein sequence MSETFVSFGEQGAQLTYGSYLRLPQLLDSQHLESDPPAHDELLFITIHQVYELWFKQLLHEVQAARDAMTEGRLWWAQHLLARVHVIERVLVQQVDVLETMTPQDFLEFRQRLAPASGFQSVQFRELEFLSGAKDPSYVERFRGLTAEEQDRLGARLDEPTLWDAFVDVLRSAGLDADSDEGISASLRTVAHDRSQYAAVWALGEALLQHDELAASWRARHVVMVERMIGAKSGTGGSSGAGYLRSRLPMQYYPLLWELRSEL from the coding sequence ATGAGCGAGACCTTCGTGTCCTTCGGTGAGCAGGGTGCCCAGCTGACCTACGGCAGCTACCTGCGGCTGCCCCAGCTGCTCGACTCCCAGCACCTCGAGTCCGACCCGCCGGCCCACGACGAGCTGCTGTTCATCACCATCCACCAGGTCTACGAGCTCTGGTTCAAGCAGCTCCTCCACGAGGTCCAGGCCGCGCGCGACGCGATGACCGAGGGCCGCCTGTGGTGGGCCCAGCACCTGCTCGCCCGCGTGCACGTGATCGAGCGCGTCCTGGTCCAGCAGGTCGACGTCCTGGAGACGATGACCCCGCAGGACTTCCTGGAGTTCCGCCAGCGGCTCGCGCCGGCCAGCGGCTTCCAGTCGGTGCAGTTCCGCGAGCTGGAGTTCCTCAGCGGCGCCAAGGACCCGTCGTACGTCGAGCGCTTCCGGGGCCTGACCGCCGAGGAGCAGGACCGCCTCGGTGCCCGCCTCGACGAGCCGACCCTCTGGGACGCCTTCGTCGACGTGCTCCGCTCCGCCGGCCTCGACGCCGACAGCGACGAGGGCATCTCGGCGTCCCTGCGGACCGTCGCCCACGACCGCTCCCAGTACGCCGCCGTGTGGGCGCTCGGCGAGGCCCTCCTGCAGCACGACGAGCTCGCCGCGAGCTGGCGCGCGCGCCACGTGGTGATGGTCGAGCGGATGATCGGCGCCAAGTCCGGCACCGGCGGGTCCAGCGGCGCGGGCTACCTGCGCTCGCGGCTCCCGATGCAGTACTACCCCCTGCTGTGGGAGCTCCGCTCGGAGCTCTGA
- a CDS encoding DUF2505 domain-containing protein produces MKFRHELSYDASPDQVFAMLADPAFREAACAAQDVISAEATVERSGAGFTMTVDQLQNTDDLPSFAQKFAGSSTRAIQHEVWADSTGGTLRIDAPGKPSEIAGTITLRPEGSGTVEIVELDVKIKVPLIGGKLEKLLADKVRAGMDAEHGVGIEWLKGNR; encoded by the coding sequence ATGAAGTTCCGACACGAGCTGTCCTACGACGCCAGTCCGGACCAGGTCTTCGCGATGCTGGCCGACCCGGCGTTCCGCGAGGCCGCCTGCGCCGCCCAGGACGTCATCTCCGCCGAGGCCACCGTCGAGCGCTCCGGCGCCGGCTTCACGATGACCGTCGACCAGCTCCAGAACACCGACGACCTGCCGTCGTTCGCACAGAAGTTCGCCGGCTCGTCGACCCGGGCGATCCAGCACGAGGTCTGGGCAGACTCCACCGGCGGGACGCTGCGGATCGACGCGCCGGGCAAGCCGTCGGAGATCGCCGGCACCATCACGCTGCGCCCCGAGGGCAGCGGCACCGTCGAGATCGTGGAGCTCGACGTCAAGATCAAGGTCCCCCTGATCGGCGGCAAGCTCGAGAAGCTGCTCGCCGACAAGGTGCGGGCGGGCATGGACGCCGAGCACGGCGTCGGCATCGAGTGGCTGAAGGGGAACCGATGA
- a CDS encoding DUF2505 domain-containing protein, with protein sequence MTKRLTHDLTYDAPLADVAAMLVDPAFREEVCAYQGVVRSNVTVHPNGAGTEVVIDQVQAAQGIPSFAKKFVGDEINIVQSESWAGDEARIHVTIPGKPGEMSGTATLRESGGRTTETVSLDIKVNIPLVGGKIEGLISDLLLKALRAENKVGNDYLSR encoded by the coding sequence ATGACCAAGCGACTGACCCACGACCTGACCTACGACGCCCCGCTGGCCGACGTGGCCGCGATGCTGGTCGACCCCGCCTTCCGCGAGGAGGTCTGCGCCTACCAGGGCGTGGTCCGGTCGAACGTCACCGTGCACCCCAACGGCGCCGGCACCGAGGTCGTCATCGACCAGGTCCAGGCCGCCCAGGGCATCCCGTCGTTCGCGAAGAAGTTCGTCGGCGACGAGATCAACATCGTCCAGAGCGAGAGCTGGGCCGGCGACGAGGCGCGGATCCACGTGACGATCCCGGGCAAGCCCGGCGAGATGAGCGGCACCGCCACGCTGCGCGAGTCGGGCGGGCGCACGACCGAGACGGTGAGCCTGGACATCAAGGTCAACATCCCGCTCGTGGGCGGCAAGATCGAGGGCCTGATCTCCGACCTGCTGCTCAAGGCGCTCAGGGCCGAGAACAAGGTCGGGAACGACTACCTGTCGCGCTGA
- a CDS encoding alkene reductase, which translates to MADLFEDLQTPAWRLRNRLVMAPLTRNRADAGGVPGDLAVEYYGQRATAGLIVTEGTQPSAVGQGYPNTPGLHSAEQVAGWSRVAEAVHDRGGRIVAQLMHAGRVSHPDNTGGLGSIAPSALAAPGEMFTPTGPKPHPVPRALETDEIAGVVEEFVQAARNAVEAGLDGVEVHAANGYLIHQFLAPGSNERTDQYGGSPEGRARFAIEVTRAVAEAIGPDRVGIRISPAHNIQGATEEDPADVEATYGALVEAIAPLGLAYLSVLADPRQDLVQRLRKDFGGVFVVNDGFGSITTREDAQAILDDDLGDAVAVGRLFLANPDLPRRWETGAELNEPNPATFYGGGAEGYTDYPTLD; encoded by the coding sequence ATGGCTGACCTGTTCGAAGACCTCCAGACCCCCGCCTGGCGCCTGCGCAACCGCCTCGTCATGGCTCCCCTGACCCGCAACCGGGCCGACGCGGGCGGCGTGCCCGGCGACCTCGCGGTCGAGTACTACGGCCAGCGCGCCACCGCCGGCCTGATCGTCACCGAGGGCACGCAGCCCTCCGCCGTCGGCCAGGGCTACCCCAACACTCCCGGCCTGCACTCCGCCGAGCAGGTCGCCGGCTGGAGCCGCGTCGCCGAGGCCGTGCACGACCGCGGTGGGCGCATCGTGGCCCAGCTGATGCACGCCGGCCGCGTCTCGCACCCCGACAACACCGGCGGCCTGGGCAGCATCGCCCCGAGCGCGCTCGCCGCACCCGGTGAGATGTTCACCCCCACCGGACCGAAGCCGCACCCGGTCCCCCGCGCCTTGGAGACCGACGAGATCGCCGGCGTCGTCGAGGAGTTCGTGCAGGCCGCGCGCAACGCGGTCGAGGCCGGTCTCGACGGTGTCGAGGTGCACGCCGCCAACGGCTACCTGATCCACCAGTTCCTCGCGCCCGGCTCCAACGAGCGGACCGACCAGTACGGCGGCTCGCCCGAGGGCCGTGCCCGCTTCGCCATCGAGGTGACCCGCGCGGTCGCCGAGGCGATCGGCCCGGACCGCGTCGGTATCCGGATCTCCCCCGCGCACAACATCCAGGGCGCCACCGAGGAGGACCCCGCCGACGTCGAGGCGACGTACGGCGCCCTCGTCGAGGCCATCGCGCCGCTCGGCCTGGCCTACCTCAGCGTGCTCGCCGACCCGCGCCAGGACCTGGTGCAGCGGCTGCGCAAGGACTTCGGCGGCGTCTTCGTCGTCAACGACGGCTTCGGCAGCATCACCACGCGCGAGGACGCCCAGGCGATCCTCGATGACGACCTCGGCGACGCCGTGGCCGTGGGCCGGCTGTTCCTGGCCAACCCCGACCTGCCGCGTCGCTGGGAGACCGGCGCCGAGCTGAACGAGCCCAACCCGGCCACGTTCTACGGCGGCGGCGCCGAGGGCTACACGGACTACCCGACCCTCGACTGA